One window of the Epinephelus moara isolate mb chromosome 24, YSFRI_EMoa_1.0, whole genome shotgun sequence genome contains the following:
- the tacc1 gene encoding transforming acidic coiled-coil-containing protein 1 isoform X3, with protein MGQDEPAAAVGGPLEVNIQTLEAEQTENHTEALNSVPVPASSSVREAPEEVECTATPSEPPQAPVPVLVSDPVPELASDPAPASAPAPAPTPAPPPDPAETSAPVEASVPVEAFAPAEASAPTPAPVSAPAPDSVHISEPTDSPVPEPPEQKPEPQCNGLDQTKPPQNTKTSKSKPPPLKVEASLNELAQTNEEQELPVPKATYNFDPDQLDDSFNPFMSGGSKIQNSPPPFGASSLPRLEPLGSSMPVCEASSAAPAEAEVMEPSSEAKPVMLEFSLDEGTVSKPPPRKLGGKKTTSKLAAKKQKAKGSAASCKPAPEPTVLETDSQPASEPVSDPLPETALPVTDSTAPLNIDDIPIPKSGTYNFDPNQWDDPNFNPFGSNSKVSSSPVLPKGSYSFDPDSFDDSVDPFKPSKTLGMEDSSSSAPSSAPQPEKKVKDGGKQKAGQPAGEKKVRQIPKKSKERTITNSCKVQKYDESQSLVLDVCNQEEDEVVAQTPEITQQVHHATDEEKLASTGIMDLTTDSQEDKGEPECIKAPVKKQPVNDVSVMEDPETKIVDHLEEKDTCSLKEDISEISMTPTTKMTSSEVTDTAALSQDNIPLSEMDKAAVLTLIREEIITKEIEVNEWKRKYEESRAEVVEMRKIVAEYEKTVAQMIEDEQQQKSLSCTKSVRQLTMERDQAIADLNSVERSFADLFRRYENMKGVLEGFKKNEEVLKKCAQDYLMRIKQEEQRYQTLKLHAEEKLDKANEDIAQVRAKANAESVALSASLRKEQMRVESLERAVLQKNQEIEELTKICDELIAKLGTE; from the exons ATGGGTCAGGATGAGCCTGCGGCCGCTGTGGGTGGCCCGTTGGAAGTAAACATCCAGACCCTGGAAGCAGAACAAACAGAGAATCATACCGAAGCCTTGAACTCTGTGCCTGTCCCTGCTTCATCCTCAGTGAGGGAAGCGCCTGAAGAAGTTGAATGCACAGCAACACCTTCTGAGCCACCCCAAGCCCCAGTCCCCGTCCTAGTTTCAGATCCTGTCCCGGAGTTGGCCTCAGACCCAGCCCCTGCTTCTGCTCCTGCCCCAGCTCCAACTCCAGCTCCTCCCCCTGATCCTGCTGAAACTTCTGCTCCTGTTGAAGCTTCTGTTCCTGTTGAGGCTTTTGCTCCTGCTGAAGCTTCTGCTCCTACTCCTGCTCCAGTTTCTGCTCCTGCTCCAGACTCAGTTCATATCAGTGAACCTACAGACAGCCCAGTTCCAGAGCCCCCAGAGCAGAAACCAGAACCACAGTGCAATGGCCTCGACCAGACAAAGCCTCCTCAAAACACTAAAACCAGCAAGTCTAAGCCTCCACCCCTAAAGGTGGAAGCCTCGCTGAATGAGCTTGCCCAAACAAATGAGGAACAAGAACTTCCTGTACCCAAGGCCACTTACAATTTTGACCCTGATCAGCTGGATGACAGCTTTAACCCCTTCATGAGCGGCGGATCCAAAATCCAGAACTCTCCCCCACCATTTGGGGCAAGCTCTCTCCCCAGACTTGAGCCACTTGGTAGCTCCATGCCCGTGTGTGAGGCCAgttcagcagctccagcagaaGCAGAGGTGATGGAGCCATCGTCAGAGGCGAAGCCTGTTATGCTGGAGTTCAGTCTGGACGAGGGGACAGTCAGCAAGCCACCCCCAAGGAAATTAGGTGGTAAAAAGACAACTAGCAAACTTGCAGCGAAGAAGCAAAAGGCCAAAGGATCAGCGGCTTCCTGCAAACCAGCACCAGAACCCACAGTGTTAGAAACAGATTCTCAACCAGCATCAGAACCAGTTTCAGATCCTCTTCCAGAAACTGCTTTGCCAGTCACAGACTCCACTGCACCTCTGAACATTGACGATATTCCTATTCCTAAGTCGGGAACATATAACTTTGATCCCAATCAGTGGGACGACCCGAACTTCAATCCGTTTGGTAGCAATAGCAAGGTGAGCAGCTCTCCAGTGCTCCCTAAGGGCTCCTACAGTTTTGATCCAGACAGTTTCGATGACTCTGTGGACCCTTTTAAACCTTCCAAAACCTTGGGCATGGAGGACTCATCCAGTAGTGCCCCTAGTAGTGCCCCTCAGCCggagaaaaaagtaaaagacgGAGGCAAACAGAAAGCAGGGCAGCCAGCCGGGGAGAAGAAAGTGAGGCAGATCCCCAAGAAGAGCAAAGAAAGGACAATCAC GAATTCCTGTAAAGTTCAGAAATATGATGAGAGCCAGTCCCTGGTGCTCGACGTGTGCAATCag GAGGAGGACGAGGTGGTGGCTCAGACCCCAGAGATCACTCAGCAAGTTCATCATGCCACTGATGAGGAGAAGCTCGCCTCCACCGGCATCATGGACCTGACAACAGACAGCCAGGAGGACAAAGGAGAGCCTGAATGCATCAAAGCACCTGTGAAGAAACAGCCAGTCAATGACGTATCTGTCATGGAAG ATCCTGAGACTAAGATTGTAGATCACCTGGAGGAGAAGGATACCTGCAGTCTGAAAGAAGATATT AGCGAGATATCCATGACCCCAACAACAAAGATGACCAGCAGTGaggtcacagacacagcagcCCTGTCCCAGGACAACATACCTCTGAGTGAGATGGACAAGGCCGCAGTGCTCACTCTGATCAGAGAAGAG ATCATCACTAAAGAGATTGAGGTCAATGAGTGGAAGAGAAAGTATGAAGAGAGCAGAGCCGAGGTTGTGGAGATGAG GAAAATAGTTGCAGAGTATGAGAAAACAGTTGCACAGATGATTG AGGacgagcagcagcagaagtCCTTGTCCTGCACCAAGTCAGTCAGGCAGTTGACCATGGAGAGAGATCAGGCCATTGCTGACCTCAACTCTGTGGAGCGCTCCTTTGCTGACCTCTTCAGGAGGTATGAGAACATGAAGGGAGTCCTGGAGGGCTTCAAGAAG AATGAGGAGGTGCTGAAAAAGTGTGCGCAGGACTACCTGATGCGGATCAAGCAGGAGGAGCAACGATACCAGACCCTCAAGCTGCATGCCGAGGAGAAACTGGACAA GGCTAATGAGGACATAGCCCAGGTACGTGCCAAGGCCAACGCCGAGAGTGTCGCACTGAGCGCCAGCCTGAGAAAGGAGCAGATGAGGGTGGAGTCACTTGAAAGAGCTGTCCTTCAAAAG aATCAAGAGATCGAGGAGCTCACGAAGATCTGTGATGAACTGATCGCCAAACTGGGAACAGAATAA
- the tacc1 gene encoding transforming acidic coiled-coil-containing protein 1 isoform X1 produces MSWLSPVSWAKWTWTAVRGGEEDEEGQEANEEREQHGERGEEEEEERSQGCSSDSEGHFDTPEAATPVRAPPTFPGELENNNTDADQTDVDQEEQLIVTAPVWDQDILLRHNMGQDEPAAAVGGPLEVNIQTLEAEQTENHTEALNSVPVPASSSVREAPEEVECTATPSEPPQAPVPVLVSDPVPELASDPAPASAPAPAPTPAPPPDPAETSAPVEASVPVEAFAPAEASAPTPAPVSAPAPDSVHISEPTDSPVPEPPEQKPEPQCNGLDQTKPPQNTKTSKSKPPPLKVEASLNELAQTNEEQELPVPKATYNFDPDQLDDSFNPFMSGGSKIQNSPPPFGASSLPRLEPLGSSMPVCEASSAAPAEAEVMEPSSEAKPVMLEFSLDEGTVSKPPPRKLGGKKTTSKLAAKKQKAKGSAASCKPAPEPTVLETDSQPASEPVSDPLPETALPVTDSTAPLNIDDIPIPKSGTYNFDPNQWDDPNFNPFGSNSKVSSSPVLPKGSYSFDPDSFDDSVDPFKPSKTLGMEDSSSSAPSSAPQPEKKVKDGGKQKAGQPAGEKKVRQIPKKSKERTITNSCKVQKYDESQSLVLDVCNQEEDEVVAQTPEITQQVHHATDEEKLASTGIMDLTTDSQEDKGEPECIKAPVKKQPVNDVSVMEDPETKIVDHLEEKDTCSLKEDISEISMTPTTKMTSSEVTDTAALSQDNIPLSEMDKAAVLTLIREEIITKEIEVNEWKRKYEESRAEVVEMRKIVAEYEKTVAQMIEDEQQQKSLSCTKSVRQLTMERDQAIADLNSVERSFADLFRRYENMKGVLEGFKKNEEVLKKCAQDYLMRIKQEEQRYQTLKLHAEEKLDKANEDIAQVRAKANAESVALSASLRKEQMRVESLERAVLQKNQEIEELTKICDELIAKLGTE; encoded by the exons ATGTCTTGGCTGTCACCCGTGTCATGGGCCAAATGGACGTGGACGGCAGTGCgagggggagaggaggatgaagaggggCAGGAGGCCAACGAGGAGAGGGAGCAacatggagagagaggagaggaggaggaggaggagagatctCAAGGCTGCAG CTCCGACTCAGAGGGTCATTTCGACACTCCTGAGGCAGCAACTCCTGTCCGCGCCCCTCCGACCTTCCCAGGAGAGCTGGAGAACAACAACACTGATGCAGACCAAACAG ATGTGGATCAGGAGGAGCAGCTGATAGTGACTGCACCTGTTTGGGATCAGGATATTTTACTCCGCCACAACATGGGTCAGGATGAGCCTGCGGCCGCTGTGGGTGGCCCGTTGGAAGTAAACATCCAGACCCTGGAAGCAGAACAAACAGAGAATCATACCGAAGCCTTGAACTCTGTGCCTGTCCCTGCTTCATCCTCAGTGAGGGAAGCGCCTGAAGAAGTTGAATGCACAGCAACACCTTCTGAGCCACCCCAAGCCCCAGTCCCCGTCCTAGTTTCAGATCCTGTCCCGGAGTTGGCCTCAGACCCAGCCCCTGCTTCTGCTCCTGCCCCAGCTCCAACTCCAGCTCCTCCCCCTGATCCTGCTGAAACTTCTGCTCCTGTTGAAGCTTCTGTTCCTGTTGAGGCTTTTGCTCCTGCTGAAGCTTCTGCTCCTACTCCTGCTCCAGTTTCTGCTCCTGCTCCAGACTCAGTTCATATCAGTGAACCTACAGACAGCCCAGTTCCAGAGCCCCCAGAGCAGAAACCAGAACCACAGTGCAATGGCCTCGACCAGACAAAGCCTCCTCAAAACACTAAAACCAGCAAGTCTAAGCCTCCACCCCTAAAGGTGGAAGCCTCGCTGAATGAGCTTGCCCAAACAAATGAGGAACAAGAACTTCCTGTACCCAAGGCCACTTACAATTTTGACCCTGATCAGCTGGATGACAGCTTTAACCCCTTCATGAGCGGCGGATCCAAAATCCAGAACTCTCCCCCACCATTTGGGGCAAGCTCTCTCCCCAGACTTGAGCCACTTGGTAGCTCCATGCCCGTGTGTGAGGCCAgttcagcagctccagcagaaGCAGAGGTGATGGAGCCATCGTCAGAGGCGAAGCCTGTTATGCTGGAGTTCAGTCTGGACGAGGGGACAGTCAGCAAGCCACCCCCAAGGAAATTAGGTGGTAAAAAGACAACTAGCAAACTTGCAGCGAAGAAGCAAAAGGCCAAAGGATCAGCGGCTTCCTGCAAACCAGCACCAGAACCCACAGTGTTAGAAACAGATTCTCAACCAGCATCAGAACCAGTTTCAGATCCTCTTCCAGAAACTGCTTTGCCAGTCACAGACTCCACTGCACCTCTGAACATTGACGATATTCCTATTCCTAAGTCGGGAACATATAACTTTGATCCCAATCAGTGGGACGACCCGAACTTCAATCCGTTTGGTAGCAATAGCAAGGTGAGCAGCTCTCCAGTGCTCCCTAAGGGCTCCTACAGTTTTGATCCAGACAGTTTCGATGACTCTGTGGACCCTTTTAAACCTTCCAAAACCTTGGGCATGGAGGACTCATCCAGTAGTGCCCCTAGTAGTGCCCCTCAGCCggagaaaaaagtaaaagacgGAGGCAAACAGAAAGCAGGGCAGCCAGCCGGGGAGAAGAAAGTGAGGCAGATCCCCAAGAAGAGCAAAGAAAGGACAATCAC GAATTCCTGTAAAGTTCAGAAATATGATGAGAGCCAGTCCCTGGTGCTCGACGTGTGCAATCag GAGGAGGACGAGGTGGTGGCTCAGACCCCAGAGATCACTCAGCAAGTTCATCATGCCACTGATGAGGAGAAGCTCGCCTCCACCGGCATCATGGACCTGACAACAGACAGCCAGGAGGACAAAGGAGAGCCTGAATGCATCAAAGCACCTGTGAAGAAACAGCCAGTCAATGACGTATCTGTCATGGAAG ATCCTGAGACTAAGATTGTAGATCACCTGGAGGAGAAGGATACCTGCAGTCTGAAAGAAGATATT AGCGAGATATCCATGACCCCAACAACAAAGATGACCAGCAGTGaggtcacagacacagcagcCCTGTCCCAGGACAACATACCTCTGAGTGAGATGGACAAGGCCGCAGTGCTCACTCTGATCAGAGAAGAG ATCATCACTAAAGAGATTGAGGTCAATGAGTGGAAGAGAAAGTATGAAGAGAGCAGAGCCGAGGTTGTGGAGATGAG GAAAATAGTTGCAGAGTATGAGAAAACAGTTGCACAGATGATTG AGGacgagcagcagcagaagtCCTTGTCCTGCACCAAGTCAGTCAGGCAGTTGACCATGGAGAGAGATCAGGCCATTGCTGACCTCAACTCTGTGGAGCGCTCCTTTGCTGACCTCTTCAGGAGGTATGAGAACATGAAGGGAGTCCTGGAGGGCTTCAAGAAG AATGAGGAGGTGCTGAAAAAGTGTGCGCAGGACTACCTGATGCGGATCAAGCAGGAGGAGCAACGATACCAGACCCTCAAGCTGCATGCCGAGGAGAAACTGGACAA GGCTAATGAGGACATAGCCCAGGTACGTGCCAAGGCCAACGCCGAGAGTGTCGCACTGAGCGCCAGCCTGAGAAAGGAGCAGATGAGGGTGGAGTCACTTGAAAGAGCTGTCCTTCAAAAG aATCAAGAGATCGAGGAGCTCACGAAGATCTGTGATGAACTGATCGCCAAACTGGGAACAGAATAA
- the tacc1 gene encoding transforming acidic coiled-coil-containing protein 1 isoform X2: MGGTVSQRKGSKQASLRSHSNSVPSDSEGHFDTPEAATPVRAPPTFPGELENNNTDADQTDVDQEEQLIVTAPVWDQDILLRHNMGQDEPAAAVGGPLEVNIQTLEAEQTENHTEALNSVPVPASSSVREAPEEVECTATPSEPPQAPVPVLVSDPVPELASDPAPASAPAPAPTPAPPPDPAETSAPVEASVPVEAFAPAEASAPTPAPVSAPAPDSVHISEPTDSPVPEPPEQKPEPQCNGLDQTKPPQNTKTSKSKPPPLKVEASLNELAQTNEEQELPVPKATYNFDPDQLDDSFNPFMSGGSKIQNSPPPFGASSLPRLEPLGSSMPVCEASSAAPAEAEVMEPSSEAKPVMLEFSLDEGTVSKPPPRKLGGKKTTSKLAAKKQKAKGSAASCKPAPEPTVLETDSQPASEPVSDPLPETALPVTDSTAPLNIDDIPIPKSGTYNFDPNQWDDPNFNPFGSNSKVSSSPVLPKGSYSFDPDSFDDSVDPFKPSKTLGMEDSSSSAPSSAPQPEKKVKDGGKQKAGQPAGEKKVRQIPKKSKERTITNSCKVQKYDESQSLVLDVCNQEEDEVVAQTPEITQQVHHATDEEKLASTGIMDLTTDSQEDKGEPECIKAPVKKQPVNDVSVMEDPETKIVDHLEEKDTCSLKEDISEISMTPTTKMTSSEVTDTAALSQDNIPLSEMDKAAVLTLIREEIITKEIEVNEWKRKYEESRAEVVEMRKIVAEYEKTVAQMIEDEQQQKSLSCTKSVRQLTMERDQAIADLNSVERSFADLFRRYENMKGVLEGFKKNEEVLKKCAQDYLMRIKQEEQRYQTLKLHAEEKLDKANEDIAQVRAKANAESVALSASLRKEQMRVESLERAVLQKNQEIEELTKICDELIAKLGTE; the protein is encoded by the exons CTCCGACTCAGAGGGTCATTTCGACACTCCTGAGGCAGCAACTCCTGTCCGCGCCCCTCCGACCTTCCCAGGAGAGCTGGAGAACAACAACACTGATGCAGACCAAACAG ATGTGGATCAGGAGGAGCAGCTGATAGTGACTGCACCTGTTTGGGATCAGGATATTTTACTCCGCCACAACATGGGTCAGGATGAGCCTGCGGCCGCTGTGGGTGGCCCGTTGGAAGTAAACATCCAGACCCTGGAAGCAGAACAAACAGAGAATCATACCGAAGCCTTGAACTCTGTGCCTGTCCCTGCTTCATCCTCAGTGAGGGAAGCGCCTGAAGAAGTTGAATGCACAGCAACACCTTCTGAGCCACCCCAAGCCCCAGTCCCCGTCCTAGTTTCAGATCCTGTCCCGGAGTTGGCCTCAGACCCAGCCCCTGCTTCTGCTCCTGCCCCAGCTCCAACTCCAGCTCCTCCCCCTGATCCTGCTGAAACTTCTGCTCCTGTTGAAGCTTCTGTTCCTGTTGAGGCTTTTGCTCCTGCTGAAGCTTCTGCTCCTACTCCTGCTCCAGTTTCTGCTCCTGCTCCAGACTCAGTTCATATCAGTGAACCTACAGACAGCCCAGTTCCAGAGCCCCCAGAGCAGAAACCAGAACCACAGTGCAATGGCCTCGACCAGACAAAGCCTCCTCAAAACACTAAAACCAGCAAGTCTAAGCCTCCACCCCTAAAGGTGGAAGCCTCGCTGAATGAGCTTGCCCAAACAAATGAGGAACAAGAACTTCCTGTACCCAAGGCCACTTACAATTTTGACCCTGATCAGCTGGATGACAGCTTTAACCCCTTCATGAGCGGCGGATCCAAAATCCAGAACTCTCCCCCACCATTTGGGGCAAGCTCTCTCCCCAGACTTGAGCCACTTGGTAGCTCCATGCCCGTGTGTGAGGCCAgttcagcagctccagcagaaGCAGAGGTGATGGAGCCATCGTCAGAGGCGAAGCCTGTTATGCTGGAGTTCAGTCTGGACGAGGGGACAGTCAGCAAGCCACCCCCAAGGAAATTAGGTGGTAAAAAGACAACTAGCAAACTTGCAGCGAAGAAGCAAAAGGCCAAAGGATCAGCGGCTTCCTGCAAACCAGCACCAGAACCCACAGTGTTAGAAACAGATTCTCAACCAGCATCAGAACCAGTTTCAGATCCTCTTCCAGAAACTGCTTTGCCAGTCACAGACTCCACTGCACCTCTGAACATTGACGATATTCCTATTCCTAAGTCGGGAACATATAACTTTGATCCCAATCAGTGGGACGACCCGAACTTCAATCCGTTTGGTAGCAATAGCAAGGTGAGCAGCTCTCCAGTGCTCCCTAAGGGCTCCTACAGTTTTGATCCAGACAGTTTCGATGACTCTGTGGACCCTTTTAAACCTTCCAAAACCTTGGGCATGGAGGACTCATCCAGTAGTGCCCCTAGTAGTGCCCCTCAGCCggagaaaaaagtaaaagacgGAGGCAAACAGAAAGCAGGGCAGCCAGCCGGGGAGAAGAAAGTGAGGCAGATCCCCAAGAAGAGCAAAGAAAGGACAATCAC GAATTCCTGTAAAGTTCAGAAATATGATGAGAGCCAGTCCCTGGTGCTCGACGTGTGCAATCag GAGGAGGACGAGGTGGTGGCTCAGACCCCAGAGATCACTCAGCAAGTTCATCATGCCACTGATGAGGAGAAGCTCGCCTCCACCGGCATCATGGACCTGACAACAGACAGCCAGGAGGACAAAGGAGAGCCTGAATGCATCAAAGCACCTGTGAAGAAACAGCCAGTCAATGACGTATCTGTCATGGAAG ATCCTGAGACTAAGATTGTAGATCACCTGGAGGAGAAGGATACCTGCAGTCTGAAAGAAGATATT AGCGAGATATCCATGACCCCAACAACAAAGATGACCAGCAGTGaggtcacagacacagcagcCCTGTCCCAGGACAACATACCTCTGAGTGAGATGGACAAGGCCGCAGTGCTCACTCTGATCAGAGAAGAG ATCATCACTAAAGAGATTGAGGTCAATGAGTGGAAGAGAAAGTATGAAGAGAGCAGAGCCGAGGTTGTGGAGATGAG GAAAATAGTTGCAGAGTATGAGAAAACAGTTGCACAGATGATTG AGGacgagcagcagcagaagtCCTTGTCCTGCACCAAGTCAGTCAGGCAGTTGACCATGGAGAGAGATCAGGCCATTGCTGACCTCAACTCTGTGGAGCGCTCCTTTGCTGACCTCTTCAGGAGGTATGAGAACATGAAGGGAGTCCTGGAGGGCTTCAAGAAG AATGAGGAGGTGCTGAAAAAGTGTGCGCAGGACTACCTGATGCGGATCAAGCAGGAGGAGCAACGATACCAGACCCTCAAGCTGCATGCCGAGGAGAAACTGGACAA GGCTAATGAGGACATAGCCCAGGTACGTGCCAAGGCCAACGCCGAGAGTGTCGCACTGAGCGCCAGCCTGAGAAAGGAGCAGATGAGGGTGGAGTCACTTGAAAGAGCTGTCCTTCAAAAG aATCAAGAGATCGAGGAGCTCACGAAGATCTGTGATGAACTGATCGCCAAACTGGGAACAGAATAA